One Luteitalea sp. genomic window carries:
- a CDS encoding glutamyl-tRNA reductase, whose product MMHLVLLGLSHHTAPLALRERLAFPRSRLHATLATLVSRTEAGDAVLLSTCNRSEVYATCAEPDRAAATIAEVLCSAQGVPLAAVRPYLYTRVDADAARHLFRVAAGLDSLVVGEPEILGQVKEAYRIASEAQGTGAVINRLFHGAFGVGKRVRSETALGEGAVSLSYAALTLAKKIFGGLFDLRVLVIGSGEMARLAAQHFQGQKVAGLRIATRNEDRAAALAAEVGGVAIPWSMRERVLAESDVVICATGGTDIVLTREAIAAAAARRAQPLFLLDMAVPRDVDVSSSDLEQVFLYNLDDLRSIVQENLDRRAGEIAAAEAIVQDEVEAFMAWMRARHVVPTVVALRQRFEQIRQSELDRLSSRFSGLPSDARTRVDEVTRLIVEKLLLTPTAQLKAIDDRETMRAYSAALRRLFDLDDEDEVQGVDTAGQVRTET is encoded by the coding sequence GTGATGCATCTTGTCCTGCTCGGCCTGAGCCACCACACCGCGCCGCTCGCGCTCCGCGAGCGGCTGGCGTTTCCCCGCTCGCGGCTGCATGCCACGCTGGCCACTCTTGTCTCTCGGACCGAGGCAGGAGACGCGGTGCTCCTCTCCACGTGTAATCGCTCCGAGGTTTACGCGACGTGCGCCGAGCCGGATCGTGCCGCCGCCACCATCGCGGAGGTGCTTTGCAGCGCGCAGGGTGTCCCACTGGCCGCTGTGCGCCCATACCTCTACACGCGGGTCGACGCGGACGCGGCACGGCACCTCTTTCGCGTCGCGGCGGGTCTCGACTCCCTGGTCGTCGGCGAGCCGGAGATTCTTGGTCAAGTGAAGGAGGCGTACCGCATCGCCAGTGAGGCGCAAGGTACGGGCGCGGTCATCAATCGCCTCTTTCACGGAGCGTTTGGCGTCGGCAAGCGGGTGCGATCCGAGACGGCGCTGGGCGAGGGTGCTGTATCGCTGAGCTACGCAGCGCTGACGCTGGCCAAGAAGATCTTTGGCGGTCTCTTCGATCTGCGCGTGCTGGTGATTGGGTCCGGTGAGATGGCACGGCTCGCGGCACAGCATTTCCAAGGCCAGAAGGTCGCCGGGTTGCGCATCGCCACACGCAATGAGGATCGGGCGGCGGCCCTCGCGGCCGAGGTGGGCGGTGTCGCGATTCCCTGGTCGATGCGCGAGCGGGTGCTCGCCGAAAGCGATGTTGTCATCTGCGCCACGGGCGGGACCGATATCGTATTGACGCGGGAGGCCATCGCTGCCGCCGCTGCCCGGCGCGCGCAGCCGCTCTTTCTGCTCGACATGGCGGTGCCGCGCGACGTCGATGTCTCATCGAGCGATCTCGAGCAAGTCTTTCTCTACAACCTCGACGACCTGCGGAGCATCGTGCAGGAGAATCTCGACCGCCGCGCGGGCGAGATTGCTGCGGCTGAGGCGATCGTGCAGGACGAGGTCGAGGCGTTCATGGCCTGGATGCGGGCGCGCCACGTCGTGCCTACAGTCGTGGCGTTGCGTCAGCGGTTCGAGCAGATCCGGCAGTCGGAGCTCGACCGGCTTTCCTCTCGATTCTCCGGTCTCCCATCGGACGCGCGCACTCGCGTCGACGAGGTGACGCGGCTGATCGTCGAGAAGCTGCTGCTGACACCGACGGCGCAGCTCAAGGCCATCGACGACCGCGAAACGATGCGTGCGTACTCGGCCGCCCTGCGCCGGCTCTTCGATCTCGACGACGAGGACGAGGTGCAGGGTGTCGATACAGCCGGGCAGGTTCGGACTGAGACATAG
- a CDS encoding VWA domain-containing protein codes for MTVNSSVATPAIALAVVAISLVSASTTQQESPPQFRAGVDLVSLTVTVTNQEQKYVTDLAQEDFLIFEDGVEQKTTFFSSRKTPIALAILIDTSASMEDKLSTAQKAASGFVEHLGPDDLGSVIDFDSRVTVLQTFTDDRATLQRAIRQTSADGPTSLHNAVYVALKELRKTTVASAEQIRRQAIVVLSDGEDTASLVGFEEVLDLAKRSDVAIYSIGLQSRGTTSQAGFNEADFVLRQFAQETGGKAFFPEAVAELPAIYQAIARELASQYVLGYASSNPRRDGGWRRVVVQVRRQNATARTKLGYYGPTQ; via the coding sequence ATCACGGTGAACAGCTCGGTGGCGACTCCCGCGATCGCACTGGCGGTCGTGGCCATCTCGTTGGTCTCTGCATCGACCACGCAGCAGGAGTCGCCGCCCCAGTTTCGGGCCGGTGTCGATCTCGTGTCGCTCACCGTGACGGTCACGAACCAGGAGCAGAAGTACGTCACGGACTTGGCTCAGGAGGACTTCCTCATCTTCGAGGATGGCGTCGAGCAGAAGACGACCTTCTTCTCGAGCCGGAAGACACCCATCGCACTGGCGATTCTCATCGATACGAGCGCGAGCATGGAGGACAAGCTTTCGACGGCGCAGAAGGCCGCGTCCGGCTTCGTCGAGCATCTCGGCCCGGACGACCTCGGTTCGGTGATTGACTTCGACAGCCGCGTGACGGTCCTACAAACATTCACGGACGACCGCGCTACGTTGCAACGTGCGATTCGGCAAACGAGCGCGGATGGCCCGACCTCCCTGCACAACGCAGTGTACGTCGCGCTGAAGGAGCTCCGGAAGACGACGGTGGCATCCGCCGAGCAGATTCGGCGCCAGGCGATCGTCGTGCTCTCCGACGGCGAGGACACGGCCAGTCTGGTCGGGTTCGAGGAGGTACTGGACCTGGCGAAACGGTCGGACGTCGCCATCTACTCGATTGGATTGCAGAGCCGCGGAACCACCTCGCAGGCTGGTTTCAACGAGGCTGATTTCGTCCTGCGGCAGTTTGCGCAGGAGACCGGTGGCAAGGCATTCTTTCCTGAGGCCGTCGCCGAGCTGCCGGCGATTTACCAGGCGATTGCCCGCGAGCTGGCAAGTCAATACGTGCTGGGGTATGCGTCGAGCAACCCGCGGCGCGATGGAGGGTGGCGTCGTGTGGTCGTCCAAGTGCGGCGGCAGAATGCGACGGCGCGCACGAAGCTCGGTTACTACGGACCGACTCAATAG
- a CDS encoding VWA domain-containing protein has protein sequence MCAFNSVSYRRPVLVVALTFAAGLSLPSTGLTQPVERALYVSVLDKNEEPVTTLGQEDLIVREDGVAREVLRLSRATQPLQIALLVDNSQAAERDMLNLREGLTSFVDTITAGGKHELSLVTFGERPTVQINPTRDVPKLHDAVKRLFAVPGSGAYALEAIVATTRGFTRRDATRPVIVLVVTEGVEFSNDHYQTVIDALKRSSTAFYALRLTEHGEADEQRDEIRNRNIVLDRGTRETGGRQEILLTTMSVNDELQRLAKDLVNQYRVVYARPETLIPPKRVTVEAKDKRLTARATPEREPRSGASR, from the coding sequence ATGTGTGCTTTCAATTCCGTTTCTTATCGTCGGCCCGTGCTCGTAGTTGCCCTCACATTCGCTGCCGGGTTGTCGCTCCCCTCGACCGGGCTCACACAGCCGGTCGAACGCGCCCTTTACGTCAGCGTCCTGGACAAGAACGAGGAGCCGGTCACCACGCTCGGACAGGAGGACCTCATCGTGCGCGAGGACGGGGTTGCGCGTGAAGTGCTGCGCCTGAGCCGCGCGACCCAGCCTCTGCAGATCGCCCTGCTCGTCGACAACAGCCAGGCGGCCGAGCGGGACATGCTGAACCTTCGCGAGGGGCTCACCTCGTTCGTGGACACCATCACCGCCGGTGGTAAGCACGAGCTGTCGCTGGTCACGTTTGGTGAGCGCCCCACTGTGCAAATCAACCCCACGCGCGATGTGCCGAAGCTGCACGACGCCGTCAAGCGGTTGTTCGCGGTTCCTGGGTCTGGCGCCTATGCGCTCGAGGCGATCGTGGCGACCACGCGAGGATTTACCCGGCGAGATGCAACGCGGCCCGTCATCGTGCTGGTCGTCACCGAGGGCGTCGAGTTCAGCAACGACCACTATCAGACGGTGATCGACGCCCTGAAGCGAAGCAGCACAGCGTTCTACGCGTTGCGCCTCACCGAGCACGGCGAAGCCGATGAGCAGCGCGACGAGATCCGCAACAGGAATATCGTCCTCGACCGCGGCACACGAGAGACCGGTGGACGGCAGGAAATCTTGCTGACGACCATGAGCGTGAACGACGAGCTGCAGCGGCTGGCCAAGGATCTCGTCAACCAGTACCGTGTGGTTTACGCGCGGCCCGAGACGCTCATTCCGCCCAAGCGAGTGACGGTCGAGGCAAAGGACAAACGCCTGACCGCACGGGCGACGCCTGAGCGGGAGCCTCGGTCAGGGGCATCACGGTGA